In the genome of Pseudorca crassidens isolate mPseCra1 chromosome 12, mPseCra1.hap1, whole genome shotgun sequence, one region contains:
- the GP1BB gene encoding platelet glycoprotein Ib beta chain encodes MGSGPRGALSLMLLLLAPPGRPAAGCPAPCRCAGTRVDCGRRGLTWASLPAAFPPDTTELVLTGNNLTALPPGLLDVLPVLRVVHLGANPWRCDCHLVPLRAWLAGRLEREPYRDLRCAAPPALRGRLLSYLAEEELRAACPPGALCRGALAAQLLLLCLGLLHALLLALLLCRLRRLRARAARRWPLTTPLAEEPATPEPSDWR; translated from the exons ATGGGCTCCG GGCCGCGCGGGGCGCTGAGCCTAATGCTTCTGCTGCTCGCGCCGCCGGGCCGCCCGGCCGCTGGCTGCCCGGCCCCGTGTCGTTGCGCGGGGACGCGCGTGGACTGCGGGCGCCGCGGGCTGACGTGGGCTTCGCTGCCGGCCGCCTTCCCGCCAGATACGACCGAACTGGTGCTGACGGGCAACAACCTGACGGCGTTGCCACCAGGGCTGCTGGACGTGCTGCCGGTGCTGCGTGTCGTGCACCTGGGCGCCAACCCCTGGCGCTGCGACTGCCACCTGGTGCCGCTGCGCGCCTGGCTGGCAGGCCGGCTGGAGCGCGAGCCCTACCGCGACCTGCGCTGCGCCGCGCCCCCCGCGCTACGGGGCCGCCTGCTGTCCTACCTGGCGGAGGAGGAGCTGCGCGCCGCCTGCCCGCCTGGCGCGCTCTGCCGCGGGGCGCTAGCGGCGCAGCTCCTGCTACTCTGCCTTGGGCTGCTGCACGCGTTGCTGCTGGCGCTGCTGCTGTGCCGCCTGCGGAGGCTGCGCGCCCGCGCCGCGCGCCGGTGGCCGCTGACTACCCCGCTGGCGGAGGAGCCCGCGACCCCCGAGCCGAGCGACTGGCGCTGA
- the SEPTIN5 gene encoding septin-5 isoform X3, translating into MSTGLRYKSKLATPEDKQDIDKQYVGFATLPNQVHRKSVKKGFDFTLMVAGESGLGKSTLVHSLFLTDLYKERKLLSAEERISQTVEILKHTVDIEEKGVKLKLTIVDTPGFGDAVNNSECWKPITDYVDQQFEQYFRDESGLNRKNIQDNRVHCCLYFISPFGHGLRPVDVGFMKALHEKVNIVPLIAKADCLVPGEIRKLKERIREEIDKFGIHVYQFPECDSDEDEEFKQQDRELKESAPFAVIGSNTVVEAKGQRVRGRLYPWGIVEVENQAHCDFVKLRNMLIRTHMHDLKDVTCDVHYENYRAHCIQQMTSKLTQDSRMESPIPILPLPTPDAETEKLIRMKDEELRRMQEMLQKMKQQMQDQ; encoded by the exons ATGAGCACAGGCCTGCGGTACAAGAGCAAGCTGGCGACCCCAG AGGACAAGCAG GACATCGACAAGCAGTACGTGGGCTTCGCCACACTGCCCAATCAGGTGCACCGCAAGTCTGTGAAGAAGGGCTTCGACTTCACGCTCATGGTGGCGG GGGAGTCGGGCCTGGGGAAGTCCACACTGGTCCACAGCCTCTTCCTGACTGACTTGTACAAGGAACGGAAGCTGCTCAGTGCTGAGG AGCGCATCAGCCAGACGGTTGAGATCCTGAAGCACACGGTGGACATTGAGGAGAAGGGGGTCAAGCTGAAGCTCACCATTGTGGACACACCAGGCTTCGGGGACGCCGTCAACAACTCTGAGTG ctggaAGCCCATCACCGACTACGTGGACCAGCAGTTTGAGCAGTATTTCCGGGACGAGAGCGGCCTCAACCGCAAGAACATCCAGGACAACCGTGTGCACTGCTGCTTGTACTTCATTTCCCCTTTTGGGCACGG GCTGCGGCCAGTGGACGTGGGCTTCATGAAAGCCCTGCACGAGAAGGTGAACATCGTGCCCCTCATTGCCAAAGCCGACTGTCTCGTCCCCGGTGAGATCCGGAAGCTGAAGGAGCGG ATCCGGGAGGAGATCGACAAGTTTGGGATCCACGTTTACCAGTTTCCTGAGTGTGACTCGGACGAGGACGAGGAGTTTAAGCAGCAGGACCGGGAACTGAAG GAGAGCGCACCCTTCGCTGTCATCGGCAGCAACACGGTGGTGGAGGCCAAGGGGCAGCGGGTCCGGGGGCGTCTGTACCCCTGGGGGATCGTGGAGG TGGAGAACCAGGCACACTGCGACTTCGTGAAGCTTCGCAACATGCTCATCCGTACACACATGCATGACCTCAAGGACGTGACATGCGACGTGCACTACGAGAACTACCGAGCGCACTGCATCCAGCAGATGACCAG CAAACTGACGCAGGACAGCCGCATGGAGAGCCCCATCCCCATCCTGCCACTGCCAACCCCCGATGCTGAGACGGAGAAGCTCATCAGGATGAAGGATGAGGAG CTAAGGCGCATGCAGGAGATGCTGCAGAAAATGAAGCAGCAAATGCAGGACCAGTGA
- the SEPTIN5 gene encoding septin-5 isoform X1: MDSLAAPQDRLVEQLLSPRTQAQRRLKPATPAAGSGPDGASHPLHSGGDIDKQYVGFATLPNQVHRKSVKKGFDFTLMVAGESGLGKSTLVHSLFLTDLYKERKLLSAEERISQTVEILKHTVDIEEKGVKLKLTIVDTPGFGDAVNNSECWKPITDYVDQQFEQYFRDESGLNRKNIQDNRVHCCLYFISPFGHGLRPVDVGFMKALHEKVNIVPLIAKADCLVPGEIRKLKERIREEIDKFGIHVYQFPECDSDEDEEFKQQDRELKESAPFAVIGSNTVVEAKGQRVRGRLYPWGIVEVENQAHCDFVKLRNMLIRTHMHDLKDVTCDVHYENYRAHCIQQMTSKLTQDSRMESPIPILPLPTPDAETEKLIRMKDEELRRMQEMLQKMKQQMQDQ; the protein is encoded by the exons ATGGACTCGCTGGCGGCACCCCAGGACCGCCTGGTGGAGCAGCTGCTGTCGCCGCGGACCCAGGCCCAGAGGCGGCTCAAG CCAGCCACCCCCGCGGCTGGATCGGGGCCAGACGGGGCCTCCCACCCCTTACACTCGGGAGGG GACATCGACAAGCAGTACGTGGGCTTCGCCACACTGCCCAATCAGGTGCACCGCAAGTCTGTGAAGAAGGGCTTCGACTTCACGCTCATGGTGGCGG GGGAGTCGGGCCTGGGGAAGTCCACACTGGTCCACAGCCTCTTCCTGACTGACTTGTACAAGGAACGGAAGCTGCTCAGTGCTGAGG AGCGCATCAGCCAGACGGTTGAGATCCTGAAGCACACGGTGGACATTGAGGAGAAGGGGGTCAAGCTGAAGCTCACCATTGTGGACACACCAGGCTTCGGGGACGCCGTCAACAACTCTGAGTG ctggaAGCCCATCACCGACTACGTGGACCAGCAGTTTGAGCAGTATTTCCGGGACGAGAGCGGCCTCAACCGCAAGAACATCCAGGACAACCGTGTGCACTGCTGCTTGTACTTCATTTCCCCTTTTGGGCACGG GCTGCGGCCAGTGGACGTGGGCTTCATGAAAGCCCTGCACGAGAAGGTGAACATCGTGCCCCTCATTGCCAAAGCCGACTGTCTCGTCCCCGGTGAGATCCGGAAGCTGAAGGAGCGG ATCCGGGAGGAGATCGACAAGTTTGGGATCCACGTTTACCAGTTTCCTGAGTGTGACTCGGACGAGGACGAGGAGTTTAAGCAGCAGGACCGGGAACTGAAG GAGAGCGCACCCTTCGCTGTCATCGGCAGCAACACGGTGGTGGAGGCCAAGGGGCAGCGGGTCCGGGGGCGTCTGTACCCCTGGGGGATCGTGGAGG TGGAGAACCAGGCACACTGCGACTTCGTGAAGCTTCGCAACATGCTCATCCGTACACACATGCATGACCTCAAGGACGTGACATGCGACGTGCACTACGAGAACTACCGAGCGCACTGCATCCAGCAGATGACCAG CAAACTGACGCAGGACAGCCGCATGGAGAGCCCCATCCCCATCCTGCCACTGCCAACCCCCGATGCTGAGACGGAGAAGCTCATCAGGATGAAGGATGAGGAG CTAAGGCGCATGCAGGAGATGCTGCAGAAAATGAAGCAGCAAATGCAGGACCAGTGA
- the SEPTIN5 gene encoding septin-5 isoform X2: MDSLAAPQDRLVEQLLSPRTQAQRRLKDIDKQYVGFATLPNQVHRKSVKKGFDFTLMVAGESGLGKSTLVHSLFLTDLYKERKLLSAEERISQTVEILKHTVDIEEKGVKLKLTIVDTPGFGDAVNNSECWKPITDYVDQQFEQYFRDESGLNRKNIQDNRVHCCLYFISPFGHGLRPVDVGFMKALHEKVNIVPLIAKADCLVPGEIRKLKERIREEIDKFGIHVYQFPECDSDEDEEFKQQDRELKESAPFAVIGSNTVVEAKGQRVRGRLYPWGIVEVENQAHCDFVKLRNMLIRTHMHDLKDVTCDVHYENYRAHCIQQMTSKLTQDSRMESPIPILPLPTPDAETEKLIRMKDEELRRMQEMLQKMKQQMQDQ, translated from the exons ATGGACTCGCTGGCGGCACCCCAGGACCGCCTGGTGGAGCAGCTGCTGTCGCCGCGGACCCAGGCCCAGAGGCGGCTCAAG GACATCGACAAGCAGTACGTGGGCTTCGCCACACTGCCCAATCAGGTGCACCGCAAGTCTGTGAAGAAGGGCTTCGACTTCACGCTCATGGTGGCGG GGGAGTCGGGCCTGGGGAAGTCCACACTGGTCCACAGCCTCTTCCTGACTGACTTGTACAAGGAACGGAAGCTGCTCAGTGCTGAGG AGCGCATCAGCCAGACGGTTGAGATCCTGAAGCACACGGTGGACATTGAGGAGAAGGGGGTCAAGCTGAAGCTCACCATTGTGGACACACCAGGCTTCGGGGACGCCGTCAACAACTCTGAGTG ctggaAGCCCATCACCGACTACGTGGACCAGCAGTTTGAGCAGTATTTCCGGGACGAGAGCGGCCTCAACCGCAAGAACATCCAGGACAACCGTGTGCACTGCTGCTTGTACTTCATTTCCCCTTTTGGGCACGG GCTGCGGCCAGTGGACGTGGGCTTCATGAAAGCCCTGCACGAGAAGGTGAACATCGTGCCCCTCATTGCCAAAGCCGACTGTCTCGTCCCCGGTGAGATCCGGAAGCTGAAGGAGCGG ATCCGGGAGGAGATCGACAAGTTTGGGATCCACGTTTACCAGTTTCCTGAGTGTGACTCGGACGAGGACGAGGAGTTTAAGCAGCAGGACCGGGAACTGAAG GAGAGCGCACCCTTCGCTGTCATCGGCAGCAACACGGTGGTGGAGGCCAAGGGGCAGCGGGTCCGGGGGCGTCTGTACCCCTGGGGGATCGTGGAGG TGGAGAACCAGGCACACTGCGACTTCGTGAAGCTTCGCAACATGCTCATCCGTACACACATGCATGACCTCAAGGACGTGACATGCGACGTGCACTACGAGAACTACCGAGCGCACTGCATCCAGCAGATGACCAG CAAACTGACGCAGGACAGCCGCATGGAGAGCCCCATCCCCATCCTGCCACTGCCAACCCCCGATGCTGAGACGGAGAAGCTCATCAGGATGAAGGATGAGGAG CTAAGGCGCATGCAGGAGATGCTGCAGAAAATGAAGCAGCAAATGCAGGACCAGTGA
- the SEPTIN5 gene encoding septin-5 isoform X4, which yields MVAGESGLGKSTLVHSLFLTDLYKERKLLSAEERISQTVEILKHTVDIEEKGVKLKLTIVDTPGFGDAVNNSECWKPITDYVDQQFEQYFRDESGLNRKNIQDNRVHCCLYFISPFGHGLRPVDVGFMKALHEKVNIVPLIAKADCLVPGEIRKLKERIREEIDKFGIHVYQFPECDSDEDEEFKQQDRELKESAPFAVIGSNTVVEAKGQRVRGRLYPWGIVEVENQAHCDFVKLRNMLIRTHMHDLKDVTCDVHYENYRAHCIQQMTSKLTQDSRMESPIPILPLPTPDAETEKLIRMKDEELRRMQEMLQKMKQQMQDQ from the exons ATGGTGGCGG GGGAGTCGGGCCTGGGGAAGTCCACACTGGTCCACAGCCTCTTCCTGACTGACTTGTACAAGGAACGGAAGCTGCTCAGTGCTGAGG AGCGCATCAGCCAGACGGTTGAGATCCTGAAGCACACGGTGGACATTGAGGAGAAGGGGGTCAAGCTGAAGCTCACCATTGTGGACACACCAGGCTTCGGGGACGCCGTCAACAACTCTGAGTG ctggaAGCCCATCACCGACTACGTGGACCAGCAGTTTGAGCAGTATTTCCGGGACGAGAGCGGCCTCAACCGCAAGAACATCCAGGACAACCGTGTGCACTGCTGCTTGTACTTCATTTCCCCTTTTGGGCACGG GCTGCGGCCAGTGGACGTGGGCTTCATGAAAGCCCTGCACGAGAAGGTGAACATCGTGCCCCTCATTGCCAAAGCCGACTGTCTCGTCCCCGGTGAGATCCGGAAGCTGAAGGAGCGG ATCCGGGAGGAGATCGACAAGTTTGGGATCCACGTTTACCAGTTTCCTGAGTGTGACTCGGACGAGGACGAGGAGTTTAAGCAGCAGGACCGGGAACTGAAG GAGAGCGCACCCTTCGCTGTCATCGGCAGCAACACGGTGGTGGAGGCCAAGGGGCAGCGGGTCCGGGGGCGTCTGTACCCCTGGGGGATCGTGGAGG TGGAGAACCAGGCACACTGCGACTTCGTGAAGCTTCGCAACATGCTCATCCGTACACACATGCATGACCTCAAGGACGTGACATGCGACGTGCACTACGAGAACTACCGAGCGCACTGCATCCAGCAGATGACCAG CAAACTGACGCAGGACAGCCGCATGGAGAGCCCCATCCCCATCCTGCCACTGCCAACCCCCGATGCTGAGACGGAGAAGCTCATCAGGATGAAGGATGAGGAG CTAAGGCGCATGCAGGAGATGCTGCAGAAAATGAAGCAGCAAATGCAGGACCAGTGA